Proteins encoded within one genomic window of Phoenix dactylifera cultivar Barhee BC4 unplaced genomic scaffold, palm_55x_up_171113_PBpolish2nd_filt_p 000658F, whole genome shotgun sequence:
- the LOC103720764 gene encoding F-box protein At5g07610-like, with amino-acid sequence MVRCVAKLTDDLMVEILSCLPTKSFFRFQCVSKSWLALSSDPCYQNKFPRAASGLFFNVPNGGSAPVHRAKRGIQYINLSNNDDDLSIDTTLSFLPNICNMEVISSCNGLLLCHSWVAQSRMVGVKAQSFYVCNPTTGEWAVVPKANDIYYGFLALGFDPRISRHYHVFHSDVCEILRFMIFSTKTNEWVVSEVSDAKKYHSPQATFFDGIFYVTNGLKQVLGVDLEGKVCRRIDLPESGRIECLGRSGGSLHYMRQNKGEIKVWMLKDYRHVEWVLKHCISIRAMLHIHGIPESQDVHALEFHPDVDVVFLRIGRKIFSYHLNHGRLEEVGDLYHIYGKRCVVYSPRLSKGFGDEVA; translated from the coding sequence ATGGTTCGTTGTGTTGCCAAACTGACAGACGATCTCATGGTGGAGATTCTTTCTTGCCTGCCGACCAAATCCTTTTTCCGGTTCCAATGCGTCTCCAAGTCCTGGCTCGCCCTTTCCTCAGATCCCTGCTATCAGAATAAGTTCCCTCGTGCGGCGTCTGGGCTCTTCTTCAATGTCCCCAATGGAGGCTCGGCGCCGGTTCACAGGGCGAAGAGAGGTATCCAATATATTAACCTCTCAAACAATGATGACGATCTTTCCATCGATACCACCCTCAGTTTCTTGCCCAACATATGCAATATGGAGGTCATCAGCTCCTGCAATGGGCTGCTCCTCTGTCACTCGTGGGTTGCACAAAGCCGAATGGTTGGTGTTAAGGCTCAGTCCTTCTATGTCTGCAATCCCACCACTGGAGAATGGGCCGTTGTCCCCAAAGCAAATGATATCTATTACGGGTTCCTAGCTTTGGGCTTCGACCCTCGCATCTCCCGCCACTACCATGTCTTCCACTCCGACGTCTGCGAGATCCTTAGGTTTATGATCTTCTCGACCAAGACAAACGAGTGGGTCGTGAGCGAAGTCTCCGATGCCAAAAAATATCACAGCCCACAAGCTACTTTCTTCGACGGAATTTTCTACGTCACAAACGGTCTGAAACAAGTCTTAGGGGTTGATCTAGAAGGAAAGGTTTGCCGCAGAATTGATCTGCCTGAATCTGGTCGGATCGAATGTCTTGGACGCTCGGGGGGTTCTTTGCATTACATGCGGCAAAACAAGGGTGAGATAAAGGTTTGGATGCTCAAGGACTACCGTCATGTCGAATGGGTGTTGAAGCATTGCATTAGTATCAGAGCGATGTTGCATATACATGGGATCCCTGAATCACAAGATGTTCATGCCTTGGAATTTCATCCAGATGTGGATGTCGTTTTCCTCCGAATAGGACGGAAGATCTTCTCATATCACTTAAATCATGGTAGATTGGAAGAAGTTGGCGACTTGTACCATATATACGGTAAAAGATGTGTTGTTTATTCACCCCGCTTATCGAAGGGCTTTGGTGATGAGGTTGCGTGA
- the LOC103720760 gene encoding protein NPGR1 isoform X1 has product MLCTCSGQQFQFEENEMPQSPESLATRDFSVSGLSSKTGDWDSKFDDSQVDDVESTLKETLSLNYEEARALLGRLEYQRGNFDAALQVFQGIDIRGLRPRIIKAIAERTQHRKTRPKGENLQVNVMSMHSVSLLLEAILLKSKSLEQLCRHKDAALECKNILDIVEAAWPHGMPEGIRGESKLKDMLHKALELLPKLWKQAGFLEEAISAYRRALVRPWSLDLKRLASLQKDLATILLYGGAEVPLPPQFQQVWGHMIPTSNIEEAILLLLILMRKVAFQEINWDAEIMDHLIHALSLSGQFELLAGHVEQVLPGIYSRGERWYLLALCYSAAGLDDVALNILKKGLCHSERKHKLHLPSLLLGAKLCYKNPNHACEGTNFAMKAIEFTNNQEKHLRGVASHLLGVCYGYCARSSISDSQRLRLQSESLKSLHCAATIEKDCPEVIYSLGRENALQRNLNTAVESAIRYLDMVAGSSVSGWKLLALVVSAEQNFKEAEAIVDLAIDETGKMDHLDFLRLKALLQVAQEQPRNAIDTYRILLAMIQAQKELKSWSNNSEVKAVKDLETEAWLDLSFIYTKLESWTDSYVCLEKAKSVEIFSPKCWHATGMLLEAQSLHIDALVAYSVALSLEPDYVPSMVSIAAVLRMFGGKSLSLARSFVMNALRLEPTNHNAWLNLGYISKADGSLHQAADCFQAAYELRQSSPVHKFT; this is encoded by the exons ATGCTGTGCACTTGCTCAGGACAGCAGTTCCAGTTTGAAGAGAATGAGATGCCTCAGTCACCGGAATCTCTTGCGACGAGGGACTTCTCTGTCAGTGGCCTCTCATCGAAAACAGGAGATTGGGACTCAAAGTTTGATGATAGCCAAGTAGATGATGTAGAATCTACCCTAAAAGAGACTCTATCGTTGAATTACGAG GAAGCGCGGGCATTGTTAGGTCGATTGGAGTATCAGAGAGGAAATTTTGATGCAGCATTGCAAGTGTTTCAAGGGATTGATATTCGTGGCTTGAGGCCAAGGATCATCAAAGCTATTGCTGAAAGAACTCAGCATAGAAAGACTCGTCCCAAAGGGGAAAACCTGCAGGTGAATGTAATGTCGATGCATTCAGTTAGCCTTCTTCTTGAAGCAATATTGCTTAAATCCAAGTCTTTGGAGCAGCTTTGTCGACATAAAG ATGCTGCACTGGAATGCAAAAATATCCTGGACATTGTCGAAGCCGCATGGCCTCATGGTATGCCTGAGGGAATTAGAGGTGAGTCTAAACTGAAGGACATGCTTCACAAAGCACTGGAATTGCTTCCTAAGCTTTGGAAACAGGCTGGTTTTCTTGAGGAAGCTATTTCTGCGTATCGCCGTGCTCTTGTTAGGCCTTGGAGTTTAGATCTGAAAAGGTTGGCTAGCTTACAGAAAGACTTGGCAACAATTTTACTATATGGTGGTGCTGAAGTACCCCTGCCTCCACAGTTTCAACAAGTTTGGGGACATATGATCCCTACAAGTAACATAGAGGAAGCAATACTGTTGTTGCTGATACTCATGAGAAAGGTAGCTTTTCAGGAAATAAATTGGGATGCTGAGATCATGGATCATCTCATACATGCACTTTCATTATCTGGACAATTTGAACTTTTGGCAGGACACGTAGAACAAGTGTTGCCAGGTATCTATAGCAGAGGTGAAAGATGGTATCTTCTTGCACTTTGTTACAGTGCTGCAGGACTAGATGATGTTGCATTGAACATTTTAAAAAAAGGTTTGTGTCATTCAGAAAGGAAGCACAAACTGCATCTACCATCACTTTTATTAGGAGCAAAGTTGTGTTATAAAAATCCAAATCATGCTTGTGAAGGGACAAACTTTGCGATGAAGGCAATTGAATTTACTAATAATCAGGAAAAACATTTAAGGGGTGTTGCCAGCCACTTGCTTGGTGTTTGCTATGGATATTGTGCTAGGTCTTCCATCTCTGATTCACAAAGACTGAGGTTACAGAGTGAATCTCTGAAGTCACTACACTGTGCTGCAACTATTGAGAAAGATTGTCCTGAGGTCATATATAGCCTCGGGAGGGAGAATGCATTGCAACGAAATCTTAACACAGCTGTTGAAAGTGCTATAAGATATCTGGATATGGTGGCTGGGAGCTCAGTGAGTGGCTGGAAACTATTAGCTCTTGTAGTATCTGCAGAGCAGAACTTCAAAGAGGCTGAAGCAATAGTTGATCTTGCTATAGATGAGACTGGAAAAATGGATCATTTGGATTTTCTACGGTTAAAAGCTTTACTTCAGGTTGCTCAGGAACAGCCCAGGAATGCGATAGATACTTACAGAATTCTGCTTGCCATGATTCAGGCGCAGAAGGAACTTAAGTCTTGGAGCAACAATTCTGAG GTTAAAGCAGTAAAAGATTTAGAAACAGAAGCATggctagatttgtcgttcattTATACAAAACTCGAATCATGGACTGATTCGTATGTTTGCTTGGAAAAAGCCAAATCTGTTGAAATTTTCTCTCCGAAGTGCTGGCATGCAACAG GCATGTTACTGGAAGCTCAGTCATTGCACATAGATGCTTTGGTAGCTTATTCAGTTGCACTCTCGCTTGAACCAGACTATGTTCCAAGCATGGTTTCTATAGCAGCTGTTCTAAGGATGTTTGGAGGGAAATCACTGTCACTTGCAAGGAGCTTTGTAATGAATGCTCTCCGTCTAGAACCAACAAATCATAATGCCTGGTTGAATCTTGGTTAcatctcaaaagcagatggttCACTGCATCAAGCAGCAGACTGTTTCCAAGCAGCTTACGAGCTGAGGCAATCATCTCCTGTGCATAAATTCACTTGA
- the LOC103720760 gene encoding protein NPGR1 isoform X2: MLCTCSGQQFQFEENEMPQSPESLATRDFSVSGLSSKTGDWDSKFDDSQVDDVESTLKETLSLNYEEARALLGRLEYQRGNFDAALQVFQGIDIRGLRPRIIKAIAERTQHRKTRPKGENLQVNVMSMHSVSLLLEAILLKSKSLEQLCRHKDAALECKNILDIVEAAWPHGMPEGIRGESKLKDMLHKALELLPKLWKQAGFLEEAISAYRRALVRPWSLDLKRLASLQKDLATILLYGGAEVPLPPQFQQVWGHMIPTSNIEEAILLLLILMRKVAFQEINWDAEIMDHLIHALSLSGQFELLAGHVEQVLPGIYSRGERWYLLALCYSAAGLDDVALNILKKGLCHSERKHKLHLPSLLLGAKLCYKNPNHACEGTNFAMKAIEFTNNQEKHLRGVASHLLGVCYGYCARSSISDSQRLRLQSESLKSLHCAATIEKDCPEVIYSLGRENALQRNLNTAVESAIRYLDMVAGSSVSGWKLLALVVSAEQNFKEAEAIVDLAIDETGKMDHLDFLRLKALLQVAQEQPRNAIDTYRILLAMIQAQKELKSWSNNSEVKAVKDLETEAWLDLSFIYTKLESWTDSYVCLEKAKSVEIFSPKCWHATVNTKP; this comes from the exons ATGCTGTGCACTTGCTCAGGACAGCAGTTCCAGTTTGAAGAGAATGAGATGCCTCAGTCACCGGAATCTCTTGCGACGAGGGACTTCTCTGTCAGTGGCCTCTCATCGAAAACAGGAGATTGGGACTCAAAGTTTGATGATAGCCAAGTAGATGATGTAGAATCTACCCTAAAAGAGACTCTATCGTTGAATTACGAG GAAGCGCGGGCATTGTTAGGTCGATTGGAGTATCAGAGAGGAAATTTTGATGCAGCATTGCAAGTGTTTCAAGGGATTGATATTCGTGGCTTGAGGCCAAGGATCATCAAAGCTATTGCTGAAAGAACTCAGCATAGAAAGACTCGTCCCAAAGGGGAAAACCTGCAGGTGAATGTAATGTCGATGCATTCAGTTAGCCTTCTTCTTGAAGCAATATTGCTTAAATCCAAGTCTTTGGAGCAGCTTTGTCGACATAAAG ATGCTGCACTGGAATGCAAAAATATCCTGGACATTGTCGAAGCCGCATGGCCTCATGGTATGCCTGAGGGAATTAGAGGTGAGTCTAAACTGAAGGACATGCTTCACAAAGCACTGGAATTGCTTCCTAAGCTTTGGAAACAGGCTGGTTTTCTTGAGGAAGCTATTTCTGCGTATCGCCGTGCTCTTGTTAGGCCTTGGAGTTTAGATCTGAAAAGGTTGGCTAGCTTACAGAAAGACTTGGCAACAATTTTACTATATGGTGGTGCTGAAGTACCCCTGCCTCCACAGTTTCAACAAGTTTGGGGACATATGATCCCTACAAGTAACATAGAGGAAGCAATACTGTTGTTGCTGATACTCATGAGAAAGGTAGCTTTTCAGGAAATAAATTGGGATGCTGAGATCATGGATCATCTCATACATGCACTTTCATTATCTGGACAATTTGAACTTTTGGCAGGACACGTAGAACAAGTGTTGCCAGGTATCTATAGCAGAGGTGAAAGATGGTATCTTCTTGCACTTTGTTACAGTGCTGCAGGACTAGATGATGTTGCATTGAACATTTTAAAAAAAGGTTTGTGTCATTCAGAAAGGAAGCACAAACTGCATCTACCATCACTTTTATTAGGAGCAAAGTTGTGTTATAAAAATCCAAATCATGCTTGTGAAGGGACAAACTTTGCGATGAAGGCAATTGAATTTACTAATAATCAGGAAAAACATTTAAGGGGTGTTGCCAGCCACTTGCTTGGTGTTTGCTATGGATATTGTGCTAGGTCTTCCATCTCTGATTCACAAAGACTGAGGTTACAGAGTGAATCTCTGAAGTCACTACACTGTGCTGCAACTATTGAGAAAGATTGTCCTGAGGTCATATATAGCCTCGGGAGGGAGAATGCATTGCAACGAAATCTTAACACAGCTGTTGAAAGTGCTATAAGATATCTGGATATGGTGGCTGGGAGCTCAGTGAGTGGCTGGAAACTATTAGCTCTTGTAGTATCTGCAGAGCAGAACTTCAAAGAGGCTGAAGCAATAGTTGATCTTGCTATAGATGAGACTGGAAAAATGGATCATTTGGATTTTCTACGGTTAAAAGCTTTACTTCAGGTTGCTCAGGAACAGCCCAGGAATGCGATAGATACTTACAGAATTCTGCTTGCCATGATTCAGGCGCAGAAGGAACTTAAGTCTTGGAGCAACAATTCTGAG GTTAAAGCAGTAAAAGATTTAGAAACAGAAGCATggctagatttgtcgttcattTATACAAAACTCGAATCATGGACTGATTCGTATGTTTGCTTGGAAAAAGCCAAATCTGTTGAAATTTTCTCTCCGAAGTGCTGGCATGCAACAG TAAATACCAAACCATGA